From a single Mycolicibacterium mengxianglii genomic region:
- a CDS encoding DUF1254 domain-containing protein: MKRLAMLCAIVLLVASCATDTGSSETTSSSAPPAGPAAVSPEQARTIAKDAYVYGFPLVDNYRVLYSYFVDEQDPEYKGGWNQVHSTARLYTPQDKAVQTPNSDTPYSALGADLRTEPLVLSVPPIEQDRYYSLQFVDGYTSNIAYVGSRTTGNAGGKYLLAGPNWQGQTPEGVNAVIRSDTDLALVLYRTQLLGPSDLPSVEKIQAGYQVQPLSAFLKQPPPAPAPAIDFLPPLTAEQQKTSPQFFETLNFAMRFAPGRPGEQDLLARFATLGIGPDGDFDADELTPELRTAVEAGMADAWTELKTFQKEQLDTGKVRSADLFGSPEQLGDNYLYRMAGAVLGIYGNSADEALYPTTDADAAGDPLTGATKYTYRFAPNGLPPVNAFWSLTMYQLPENQLVANPMQRYLINSTMLPSLVADPDGGYTLYLQHESPGGGKEANWLPAPEGPFRLVLRLYWPKPDALNGTWKAPLPEPVL, encoded by the coding sequence ATGAAACGGCTCGCCATGCTCTGCGCCATCGTGTTACTGGTGGCCAGTTGCGCCACCGACACTGGTAGCTCGGAAACCACCTCGTCGTCGGCTCCGCCGGCCGGTCCGGCGGCGGTGAGCCCCGAACAGGCGCGCACGATCGCGAAAGACGCCTACGTCTACGGCTTTCCGCTGGTCGACAACTATCGGGTCCTGTATTCGTATTTCGTCGACGAGCAGGATCCCGAGTACAAGGGCGGCTGGAACCAGGTGCACAGCACCGCCCGGCTGTACACCCCACAGGACAAGGCGGTCCAGACGCCGAACTCCGATACCCCCTACTCGGCGTTGGGTGCCGACCTGCGCACCGAACCGCTGGTGCTCAGTGTGCCGCCGATCGAGCAGGATCGGTACTACTCACTGCAATTCGTTGACGGGTACACCTCCAACATCGCCTACGTCGGCAGCCGGACCACCGGCAACGCGGGCGGCAAGTACCTGCTGGCCGGTCCGAACTGGCAGGGCCAGACCCCCGAGGGGGTCAACGCCGTGATCCGTTCCGACACCGACCTGGCGTTGGTGCTCTACCGCACCCAGCTGCTGGGCCCCTCAGATCTGCCCAGCGTGGAGAAGATCCAAGCCGGCTATCAGGTGCAGCCGCTGTCGGCGTTCCTCAAGCAGCCACCGCCCGCACCGGCTCCAGCCATCGACTTCCTCCCGCCGCTGACCGCCGAGCAGCAGAAGACGTCGCCGCAGTTCTTCGAAACCCTGAACTTCGCCATGCGCTTCGCCCCGGGGCGGCCCGGTGAGCAGGATTTGCTCGCACGGTTCGCCACGCTGGGCATCGGGCCCGACGGTGATTTCGACGCCGACGAGCTGACACCTGAGCTGCGCACGGCGGTCGAGGCCGGGATGGCCGATGCCTGGACCGAGCTGAAGACATTCCAGAAAGAGCAGCTCGACACCGGCAAGGTTCGGTCGGCAGATCTGTTCGGCTCACCGGAACAGCTGGGGGACAACTATCTGTACCGGATGGCCGGCGCCGTCTTGGGGATCTACGGCAACTCCGCTGACGAGGCGCTCTACCCGACCACCGATGCCGATGCCGCCGGCGATCCGCTCACCGGAGCCACCAAGTACACCTACCGGTTCGCACCCAACGGTTTACCGCCGGTCAACGCCTTCTGGTCGCTGACCATGTACCAGCTGCCGGAGAACCAGTTGGTGGCCAACCCGATGCAGCGGTACCTGATCAACTCCACGATGCTGCCCAGCCTGGTCGCCGATCCGGACGGCGGTTACACGCTGTATCTGCAGCACGAGTCCCCGGGTGGGGGCAAGGAAGCGAACTGGCTGCCGGCGCCCGAGGGGCCGTTCCGACTGGTGTTACGGCTCTATTGGCCCAAGCCCGACGCTCTCAACGGCACCTGGAAGGCACCGCTGCCGGAGCCCGTCCTCTAG
- a CDS encoding 3'(2'),5'-bisphosphate nucleotidase CysQ gives MHTASEGSDAALAADLAEDAGKLLVALREEIGFDYPWSLGDEGDSRANTLLLRRLRAERPGDAVLSEEAHDDLKRLQSDRVWIIDPVDGTREYSLPGREDWAVHVALWQRTGGPDGQITDAAVALPARGEVYRTDTVAAVPPRPPGPIRITASSNRPPRVLYRIAEQMDFEMVRIGSAGAKAMAVVRGDVDAYIHAGGQWEWDSAAPAGVVLAAGLHASRIDGSPMLYNRPDPYLPDLLFCRRELADVLLGAMRLAG, from the coding sequence GTGCACACCGCATCCGAGGGCAGCGACGCAGCGCTGGCGGCAGACCTCGCCGAGGATGCCGGGAAACTTCTGGTGGCGCTGCGCGAGGAGATCGGCTTCGACTATCCCTGGTCGCTCGGTGACGAGGGGGACAGCCGGGCGAACACGCTGCTGCTGCGTCGGCTGCGGGCGGAACGTCCCGGCGATGCGGTGCTGAGTGAGGAAGCTCACGACGACCTGAAACGGCTGCAGTCCGATCGGGTATGGATCATCGACCCCGTGGACGGCACGCGGGAGTATTCCCTGCCGGGCCGCGAGGACTGGGCGGTGCACGTGGCGCTGTGGCAGCGCACCGGCGGGCCCGACGGTCAGATCACCGACGCCGCAGTCGCCCTGCCTGCCCGCGGCGAGGTGTACCGCACCGACACCGTGGCCGCCGTCCCGCCACGGCCTCCCGGACCCATCAGGATCACCGCGAGTTCCAACAGGCCGCCGCGGGTGCTGTACCGGATCGCCGAACAGATGGACTTCGAGATGGTGCGCATCGGCTCGGCCGGCGCCAAGGCGATGGCGGTGGTGCGCGGCGACGTCGACGCCTACATCCACGCCGGGGGACAGTGGGAATGGGATTCGGCCGCACCGGCCGGGGTGGTGCTCGCCGCGGGGCTGCACGCCTCCCGGATCGACGGTTCACCGATGCTGTACAACCGCCCAGACCCCTATCTGCCGGATCTGCTGTTCTGTCGGCGCGAACTGGCCGACGTGCTGTTGGGCGCGATGCGGTTGGCGGGCTGA
- the mshC gene encoding cysteine--1-D-myo-inosityl 2-amino-2-deoxy-alpha-D-glucopyranoside ligase: MRSWSADEVPVLPGRGPALRLFDTADRQVRPVSAGDTATMYVCGITPYDATHLGHAATYLTFDLVYRQWLDAGNDVHYVQNVTDIDDPLFERAARDGIGWRELGDRETQLFRDDMAALRVLPPRDYIGATEAIGEVIELVEKMLASGAAYVVDDPEYPDVYFRADAVAHFGYESGYDRETMLALFSERGGDPDRAGKADPLDALMWRAERDGEPAWPSPFGPGRPGWHIECAAIALSRIGSDLDIQGGGSDLIFPHHEFSAAHAESVTGERRFARHYVHAGMIGWDGHKMSKSRGNLVLVSRLRAEGVDPGAIRLGLFAGHYRQDRFWSPEVLEEAQARLARWRTATTLPAGPDAADAISRLRRYLADDLDTPKALAAVDAWSADAISYGGHDADAPRLMSTAIDALLGVLL; encoded by the coding sequence ATGCGATCGTGGTCGGCCGACGAAGTTCCGGTACTACCTGGGCGGGGCCCGGCGCTACGGCTTTTCGACACCGCTGACCGCCAGGTTCGCCCGGTCTCTGCCGGTGACACCGCGACGATGTACGTGTGCGGCATCACCCCGTATGACGCCACCCACCTCGGACACGCGGCCACCTACCTGACGTTCGACCTGGTGTACCGGCAGTGGCTCGACGCCGGCAACGACGTGCATTATGTGCAGAACGTCACCGACATCGATGACCCGCTGTTCGAGCGGGCCGCGCGTGACGGCATCGGCTGGCGTGAGCTCGGCGACCGCGAAACCCAGTTGTTCCGAGACGATATGGCCGCACTGCGGGTGCTGCCCCCGCGGGACTACATCGGGGCCACCGAGGCCATCGGCGAGGTCATCGAGCTGGTGGAGAAGATGCTGGCCTCGGGTGCGGCCTACGTCGTCGATGACCCCGAGTACCCGGATGTCTACTTCCGCGCCGACGCGGTAGCGCATTTCGGCTACGAGTCGGGGTACGACCGCGAGACCATGCTGGCGTTGTTCAGCGAACGGGGCGGTGACCCCGACCGCGCCGGCAAGGCGGACCCGCTGGATGCGCTGATGTGGCGTGCCGAACGTGATGGCGAACCGGCCTGGCCGTCACCGTTCGGGCCCGGCCGCCCCGGCTGGCACATCGAGTGCGCTGCGATTGCGTTGAGCCGCATCGGTTCCGATCTCGACATCCAGGGCGGCGGTAGCGACCTGATCTTCCCGCACCACGAGTTCTCGGCGGCTCACGCCGAGTCGGTGACGGGCGAGCGGCGTTTCGCCCGGCACTATGTGCATGCCGGGATGATCGGCTGGGACGGGCACAAGATGTCCAAGAGCCGCGGCAATCTGGTACTGGTGTCCCGGTTGCGTGCCGAGGGGGTGGACCCCGGCGCGATCCGCCTGGGACTGTTCGCCGGTCACTACCGCCAGGACCGGTTCTGGAGCCCGGAGGTGCTCGAGGAGGCCCAAGCGCGGCTTGCCCGGTGGCGGACCGCCACCACGCTGCCCGCGGGTCCGGATGCCGCCGACGCCATCAGTCGGCTGCGCCGCTACCTGGCAGACGACCTCGACACCCCGAAAGCGCTTGCGGCAGTTGATGCCTGGAGTGCAGATGCGATCTCCTACGGCGGCCATGACGCCGATGCGCCGCGGCTGATGTCGACGGCGATCGACGCGCTGCTCGGCGTGCTGCTCTAG
- a CDS encoding histidine phosphatase family protein, with protein MTVILLRHGRSTSNTAHTLAGRSEGVDLDDKGREQAAAIVERVAGLPIKALVRSPLLRCGRTLEPLAAELGLEPVIEERLAEVDYGAWTGRKIGDLVKEPLWAVVQQQPSAAVFPDGEGLAAVQARAVAAVREHDKRLADEHGADTLWVACTHGDVIKAVLADALGTHLDSFQRITADPASMSVIRYTTLRPFVVHINHTGPTLASALSAPPPKAEAAETDTSDAVVGGSTD; from the coding sequence ATGACCGTCATCCTGCTGCGCCACGGGCGCTCGACATCAAACACCGCCCACACCCTGGCCGGCCGCTCCGAAGGCGTCGACCTGGACGACAAGGGGCGCGAACAGGCCGCTGCGATCGTGGAGCGGGTGGCGGGCCTGCCGATCAAAGCGCTGGTCCGCTCGCCGCTGCTGCGCTGCGGCCGCACCCTGGAACCCCTGGCGGCCGAACTCGGCCTGGAACCGGTGATCGAGGAGCGGTTGGCCGAGGTCGACTACGGCGCCTGGACCGGGCGCAAGATCGGCGATCTGGTCAAGGAGCCGCTCTGGGCGGTGGTGCAGCAGCAGCCCAGCGCGGCGGTGTTCCCCGACGGCGAGGGTCTGGCCGCGGTGCAGGCCCGCGCCGTGGCCGCGGTGCGCGAGCATGACAAGCGGCTGGCCGACGAACACGGTGCCGATACGTTGTGGGTCGCCTGCACCCACGGCGACGTGATCAAAGCGGTGCTCGCCGACGCGCTGGGTACCCACCTCGACAGCTTCCAGCGGATCACCGCTGACCCGGCATCGATGAGCGTCATCCGCTACACCACGTTGCGGCCGTTTGTCGTCCACATCAACCACACGGGCCCGACGCTGGCCTCAGCTCTGAGCGCCCCGCCACCGAAGGCCGAGGCGGCTGAGACCGACACTTCGGACGCGGTGGTGGGCGGCTCCACTGATTGA
- a CDS encoding PAC2 family protein, translating into MVTRPDPRRTDLPKLNNTVVVAAFEGWNDAGDAASDALEHLDAIWEAETIVEIDDESYYDYQVNRPVIRQIDGVTRELAWPSMRISHCRPPGSDRDIVLMHGVEPNMRWRTFCAELLAIADKLNVDTVVILGALLADTPHTRPVPVSGAAYSPESAKFFGLEETRYEGPTGIAGVFQDACVNAGIPAVTFWAAVPHYVSQPPNPKATVALLRRVEDVLDIEVPLADLPTQAEEWEEAVTEMTADDEEIAEYVASLEQRGDAEVDMNEALGKIDGDALAAEFERYLRRRGPGFRG; encoded by the coding sequence TTGGTGACCCGGCCGGACCCGCGCAGAACCGATCTGCCAAAGCTGAACAACACCGTCGTTGTCGCGGCGTTCGAGGGCTGGAATGACGCTGGTGACGCGGCCAGTGACGCGTTGGAGCACCTGGACGCGATCTGGGAAGCGGAGACAATCGTCGAAATCGACGACGAGTCCTACTACGACTACCAGGTGAACAGGCCGGTGATCCGCCAGATCGACGGGGTGACGCGCGAGCTGGCCTGGCCCTCGATGCGCATCTCGCATTGCCGTCCGCCCGGCAGCGACCGCGACATCGTGCTGATGCACGGCGTCGAACCCAACATGCGGTGGCGCACGTTCTGTGCCGAACTGCTGGCCATCGCCGACAAACTCAACGTCGATACCGTCGTCATCCTGGGTGCGTTGCTGGCCGACACGCCGCACACCCGCCCGGTCCCGGTGTCCGGAGCGGCGTACTCCCCCGAATCGGCGAAGTTCTTCGGCCTCGAGGAGACCCGCTACGAGGGCCCGACCGGTATCGCCGGCGTGTTCCAGGACGCCTGCGTCAACGCCGGTATCCCGGCTGTGACGTTCTGGGCGGCCGTGCCGCACTATGTCTCGCAGCCGCCGAACCCCAAGGCCACGGTGGCCTTGCTGCGCCGGGTGGAGGACGTCCTGGACATCGAGGTGCCGCTGGCGGACCTGCCGACCCAGGCCGAGGAGTGGGAGGAGGCGGTCACCGAGATGACCGCCGACGACGAGGAGATCGCCGAATACGTCGCCTCCCTGGAGCAGCGCGGCGACGCCGAGGTCGACATGAACGAGGCGCTCGGCAAGATCGACGGCGACGCGCTGGCCGCCGAGTTCGAGCGCTACCTGCGCCGCCGCGGGCCGGGGTTCAGAGGCTAG
- a CDS encoding DUF3090 domain-containing protein, whose product MARAIHVFRTPDRFVAGTVGQPGNRTFYLQAVHDSRVVSVVLEKQQVAVLAERIGALLVEVNRRFGTPLPPETTGVDDLSPLVTPVDAEFRVGTMGLGWDSEAQTVVVELLAVTDTEFDASVVLDDAEDGPDAVRVFLTPESARQFANRSNRVISAGRPPCPLCDEPLDPEGHICVRTNGYRRAELFGSDDDPAT is encoded by the coding sequence ATGGCGCGCGCAATTCACGTCTTCCGAACACCCGACCGATTCGTCGCCGGGACCGTTGGGCAACCCGGAAACCGGACCTTCTATCTGCAGGCGGTCCACGATTCGCGGGTGGTGTCGGTGGTGTTGGAGAAGCAGCAGGTCGCCGTGCTCGCCGAACGCATCGGCGCGCTGCTGGTCGAGGTGAACCGGCGCTTCGGCACCCCGCTGCCCCCGGAAACCACCGGTGTCGATGACCTGAGCCCGCTGGTGACGCCGGTGGACGCCGAGTTCCGCGTGGGCACCATGGGCCTGGGCTGGGACTCCGAGGCGCAGACCGTGGTCGTCGAGCTGCTCGCGGTCACCGACACCGAATTCGACGCGTCGGTGGTCCTCGACGACGCCGAGGACGGCCCCGACGCGGTGCGGGTGTTCCTGACCCCGGAGTCGGCCCGCCAGTTCGCCAACCGGTCCAACCGGGTGATCTCCGCCGGTCGTCCGCCCTGCCCGCTGTGTGATGAACCGCTGGACCCCGAAGGCCATATCTGCGTGCGCACCAACGGCTACCGCCGTGCCGAGCTCTTCGGGTCAGACGATGACCCAGCGACGTGA
- a CDS encoding SCO1664 family protein → MTQRRESEELLENGELTVLGRIRSASNATFLCEASSGGDADGPTAHCVYKPVAGEQPLWDFPDGTLAGRELATYLVSAALGWNIVPHTVIRDGPAGPGMCQLWVDQPGDSLDEDTAQETLDLVDLCPADLLPAGYLPVLRAQDYAGEDVLLIHADDPRLRLMAVFDVLVNNADRKGGHILHSVDDEVFGVDHGLCLHVEDKLRTVLWGWAGKPIEDEVLQSVAGLVDELRGELADTLAQHITRAEVAALRNRARAMLDVPVMPTPDRRRPIPWPAF, encoded by the coding sequence ATGACCCAGCGACGTGAGTCCGAGGAGCTGCTGGAAAACGGTGAGCTGACCGTTCTGGGCCGGATCCGCTCGGCCAGCAACGCGACGTTCTTGTGTGAGGCCTCGTCCGGCGGCGACGCCGATGGCCCCACTGCGCACTGTGTCTACAAGCCGGTGGCCGGGGAACAGCCGCTGTGGGATTTCCCCGACGGCACCCTGGCCGGCCGTGAGCTGGCCACCTATCTGGTGTCCGCTGCGTTGGGCTGGAACATCGTGCCGCACACCGTCATTCGTGACGGCCCCGCCGGGCCCGGGATGTGCCAGCTGTGGGTCGATCAGCCCGGCGACAGTCTGGACGAAGACACCGCCCAGGAAACCTTGGACCTGGTGGACCTGTGCCCTGCCGACCTGCTGCCGGCCGGTTATCTGCCGGTGTTACGCGCCCAGGACTACGCCGGGGAGGACGTACTGCTGATCCACGCCGACGACCCGCGGTTGCGGTTGATGGCAGTGTTCGACGTCCTGGTCAACAACGCCGACCGCAAGGGCGGGCACATCCTGCACAGCGTCGACGACGAGGTGTTCGGCGTCGACCACGGGCTGTGCCTGCACGTCGAAGACAAGCTGCGCACCGTGCTGTGGGGCTGGGCGGGCAAGCCGATCGAGGACGAGGTGCTGCAGTCGGTCGCCGGGCTGGTCGACGAGCTGCGCGGCGAACTGGCCGACACCTTGGCCCAGCACATCACCCGAGCGGAGGTCGCCGCCCTGCGTAACCGGGCCCGCGCCATGCTCGACGTCCCCGTCATGCCCACCCCGGACCGGCGCCGGCCGATTCCCTGGCCGGCCTTCTAA
- a CDS encoding META domain-containing protein gives MHAVRLIVPVSFAVSVAVLAGCGGTTEPRSLAGTSWQLTTIESMNDAQGITPAPPGVGYTVSFGADGTAAFQLDCNRGSGTYEADPTGDGTSGSLTFGPIAATLMGCPGPPEQQAVTDSLTAALPHVRGYVFKGQQLHMSLMADGGIVSWEPRT, from the coding sequence GTGCACGCCGTCCGGTTGATCGTCCCGGTGTCATTCGCGGTGTCTGTGGCAGTCCTGGCCGGGTGTGGGGGGACGACGGAGCCGCGCTCCCTGGCAGGCACCAGCTGGCAGCTGACGACCATCGAATCGATGAACGATGCTCAGGGCATCACCCCCGCTCCACCCGGAGTGGGCTACACCGTCTCGTTCGGTGCCGACGGCACCGCGGCGTTCCAGCTGGACTGCAATCGCGGCAGCGGCACTTACGAGGCCGACCCGACCGGTGACGGCACATCCGGGTCGCTGACGTTCGGGCCGATCGCGGCCACCCTGATGGGCTGCCCGGGCCCGCCCGAGCAGCAGGCCGTGACCGACAGCCTCACCGCGGCGTTGCCGCATGTCCGCGGCTACGTGTTCAAAGGCCAGCAGTTGCACATGTCGCTGATGGCCGACGGCGGCATCGTCAGCTGGGAGCCCCGCACTTAG